A section of the Streptomyces sp. Je 1-369 genome encodes:
- a CDS encoding ATP-binding cassette domain-containing protein has protein sequence MTSIDVKDLTKEYGRTRALDALTFRVRPGRVTGFLGPNGAGKSTTMRLVLGLDRPTSGTATVGGRRYTELAEPLRHVGALLDAQAAHGSRTARNHLLALAVSNRLPARRVDEVLDESGLGTVADKRIKTFSLGMRQRLGIAAALLGDPEVVMLDEPSNGLDPEGIIWVRELLRRLAAEGRTVLVSSHLMNETATFADHLVILGRGRLLADDPMNEFIASRSRARVRVRTTDPDLLRELLSGRGYVLGESVEGRWTVDGAKAEEVGAIAAGAGVQVLELADERTSLEQAYLALTADEAEFRAGSATVPATRQEA, from the coding sequence ATGACCAGCATCGACGTCAAAGACCTCACCAAGGAGTACGGCAGGACCCGCGCCCTGGACGCCCTCACGTTCCGCGTCCGCCCCGGCCGTGTCACCGGTTTCCTCGGCCCCAACGGCGCCGGCAAGTCGACCACCATGCGGCTCGTCCTCGGCCTGGACCGTCCCACCTCCGGCACGGCCACGGTGGGCGGCCGCCGCTACACCGAACTCGCCGAACCCCTGCGCCACGTAGGGGCGCTCCTCGACGCACAGGCCGCCCACGGTTCGCGCACCGCCCGCAACCACCTCCTCGCCCTCGCGGTCAGCAACCGGCTCCCCGCGCGGCGCGTGGACGAGGTCCTCGACGAGTCGGGGCTCGGAACCGTCGCGGACAAGAGGATCAAGACGTTCTCGCTGGGCATGCGGCAACGCCTCGGCATCGCGGCCGCGCTCCTCGGAGATCCCGAGGTCGTGATGCTGGACGAGCCCTCCAACGGCCTCGACCCCGAAGGGATCATCTGGGTCCGTGAGTTGCTGCGGCGGCTGGCCGCGGAGGGCCGCACGGTGCTCGTCTCCAGCCACCTCATGAACGAGACCGCGACCTTCGCCGACCACCTCGTCATCCTCGGACGGGGCAGGCTGCTCGCGGACGATCCCATGAACGAGTTCATCGCGTCGCGCAGCCGGGCGCGGGTCCGTGTGCGTACGACGGACCCGGACCTGCTCCGTGAACTGCTGTCCGGCCGGGGGTATGTCCTCGGGGAGTCGGTCGAGGGCCGCTGGACGGTCGACGGGGCGAAGGCCGAGGAAGTCGGCGCGATCGCAGCGGGCGCCGGGGTCCAGGTGCTCGAACTCGCCGACGAGCGGACCTCACTGGAACAGGCCTATCTCGCCCTGACGGCCGACGAGGCCGAGTTCAGAGCCGGCAGTGCCACCGTCCCCGCAACTCGTCAGGAGGCCTGA
- a CDS encoding sensor histidine kinase, with protein sequence MPGFLRPLTRAVTYTRGAHLLIGSVIAWVLAMVHPGLSRPSYGMWLLVLADPIPLLVLVAMVPAVRRAEGLQARMMLFPGPHARVEGGQDDPGVSVAPSASWRDRARTAVWLVLRVEAGCAVVLLTGQLMGVVFASLGASDEPADSDGLILPVVRGWAAVPVGVVALLAAFATVVVAGRMLAWAASRLLGPSPAERLAAMEERTEQLLERNRIARELHDSIGHALTVAVVQAGAARAASDPEFTARALEAVEETGRAALEDLERVLRVLREDEQPVSGRPALTDADRLLQSARASGAKVDVEVSGPVERLPGPVSREGYRMLQEALTNVLRHSGPVPVRLRIAVDDARLVMNVRNALPGAAGSTGRGGSGLRGIRERATLLGGRATTGPHDGEWQVHVELPLK encoded by the coding sequence ATGCCAGGCTTCCTGAGACCTCTGACGCGTGCGGTCACGTACACGCGCGGGGCGCATCTTCTGATCGGTTCGGTGATCGCCTGGGTCCTCGCCATGGTCCACCCGGGCCTCTCGCGTCCCTCGTACGGCATGTGGCTGCTCGTCCTGGCCGATCCCATCCCTCTGTTGGTGCTGGTCGCGATGGTGCCCGCCGTACGCCGGGCGGAGGGGCTCCAGGCCCGGATGATGCTGTTCCCGGGGCCGCACGCGCGTGTGGAGGGGGGACAGGACGACCCGGGGGTGTCGGTGGCGCCTTCCGCGTCGTGGCGCGACCGGGCGAGGACCGCTGTCTGGCTCGTCCTGCGGGTGGAGGCGGGCTGCGCCGTCGTCCTGCTCACGGGGCAGTTGATGGGGGTGGTCTTCGCGTCGCTGGGCGCGAGCGACGAACCCGCGGACAGTGACGGTCTGATCCTTCCTGTGGTGCGCGGCTGGGCCGCGGTGCCGGTGGGAGTCGTCGCGCTGCTTGCGGCGTTCGCCACAGTCGTCGTGGCGGGCCGCATGCTGGCGTGGGCCGCCTCCCGTCTCCTGGGCCCGTCCCCCGCCGAACGCCTCGCCGCCATGGAGGAGCGCACCGAGCAGCTCCTGGAGCGCAACCGCATCGCGCGCGAACTGCACGACTCCATAGGGCACGCCCTGACCGTCGCCGTCGTCCAGGCGGGTGCCGCGAGGGCCGCCTCCGACCCGGAGTTCACCGCACGCGCCCTGGAGGCCGTCGAGGAGACCGGGCGGGCCGCGCTGGAGGACCTGGAGCGGGTCCTGCGCGTCCTGCGCGAGGACGAGCAGCCCGTGAGCGGGCGGCCGGCCCTCACCGACGCCGACCGGCTGCTCCAGTCCGCGCGTGCCTCGGGCGCGAAGGTGGACGTGGAGGTGTCGGGGCCCGTGGAACGGCTGCCGGGCCCCGTCTCCCGCGAGGGCTACCGCATGCTCCAGGAGGCCCTGACCAACGTCCTGCGCCACTCCGGCCCCGTGCCGGTACGGCTCCGCATCGCCGTGGACGACGCCCGCCTGGTGATGAACGTGCGCAACGCGCTGCCGGGTGCCGCCGGTTCGACGGGGCGCGGCGGCAGCGGACTCCGCGGCATCCGGGAGCGTGCCACCCTGCTCGGCGGCCGTGCCACCACCGGGCCGCACGACGGGGAGTGGCAGGTGCACGTCGAGCTGCCCCTTAAATGA
- a CDS encoding response regulator — protein MPVTVLLVDDEPLVRAGLRAVLEAQPDIRVVGEAADGAAVIPLVRQLRPDVVAMDVRMPLLDGIEATRAVLRTVPDPPKILVVTTFENDEYVYEALRAGADGFLLKRARPAEIVHAVRLVAEGESLLFPAAVRQLAGAYGAERGNPQARDTLERAALTEREEEVLRLMARGLSNAEIAARLVVGTETVKSHVSAVLAKLAVRDRTQAVIAAYESGFVAPG, from the coding sequence ATGCCGGTCACAGTGCTCCTCGTCGACGACGAACCCCTCGTACGCGCGGGTCTGCGTGCCGTCCTGGAGGCGCAGCCGGACATCCGCGTGGTCGGTGAGGCGGCGGACGGCGCTGCGGTGATCCCCCTCGTCCGCCAGCTGCGCCCCGACGTGGTCGCGATGGACGTCCGCATGCCGCTGCTCGACGGCATCGAGGCGACCCGCGCGGTGCTGCGTACGGTGCCGGATCCGCCGAAGATCCTGGTGGTCACGACCTTCGAGAACGACGAGTACGTGTACGAGGCGCTGCGCGCGGGCGCCGACGGGTTCCTGCTGAAGCGTGCGAGGCCCGCGGAGATCGTGCACGCGGTGCGGCTGGTCGCCGAGGGCGAGTCGCTGCTGTTCCCGGCCGCGGTCCGGCAGCTGGCCGGCGCGTACGGCGCGGAGCGGGGCAATCCGCAGGCCCGGGACACCCTGGAGAGGGCCGCGCTGACCGAGCGCGAGGAGGAGGTGCTGCGGCTGATGGCGCGCGGTCTGTCGAACGCGGAGATCGCCGCCCGGCTCGTCGTGGGCACGGAGACGGTCAAGTCGCATGTCAGTGCCGTCCTGGCGAAGCTGGCGGTGCGGGACCGGACGCAGGCGGTCATCGCCGCGTACGAATCCGGTTTCGTCGCACCGGGGTGA
- a CDS encoding ROK family transcriptional regulator, with protein MGQLSGGDPSLLRRINSAVVLHALRAADLATLTEITRVTGLSRPTVEGVVEGLIEAGLVVESPAEDGGARRQGRPARKFRFRAEAGHLLGLEIGPHRVAAVLADLDGKVLGTASKSVSAEASADDRLERLRTAVADLLRRAGIARSSLRAVGVGSPGILDADGTVRLSTALPEWTGLQLGERLRRSFKCPVLVENDANAAAVAEHWKGAATDTDDVVFVLAGLSPGAGSLIGGRLHRGYGGAAGEIGALHLLGREVTPETLLSTTGEPLHPLDEQAVADVFAHAREGDERARAAVERFIQRLVHDVAALVLALDPELVVVGGWAAGLDGVLEPLHRELERYCLRPPRVTLSLLGEAVVSTGALRLALDHVEEQLFAVEGTVTARR; from the coding sequence TTGGGGCAGCTGAGCGGCGGGGACCCCTCTCTGTTGCGGCGTATCAACTCCGCGGTGGTGCTGCACGCGCTGCGCGCCGCGGACTTGGCGACGCTCACGGAGATCACCCGCGTGACCGGGCTCTCGCGGCCCACCGTCGAGGGGGTCGTCGAGGGGCTCATCGAGGCCGGGCTCGTGGTGGAGTCACCGGCCGAGGACGGCGGTGCGCGGCGCCAGGGCCGGCCTGCGCGGAAGTTCCGGTTCCGGGCGGAGGCGGGACACCTGCTCGGTCTGGAGATCGGTCCGCACCGGGTGGCGGCCGTGCTCGCGGACCTCGACGGCAAGGTCCTCGGGACGGCTTCGAAGAGTGTCTCGGCGGAGGCCTCCGCGGACGACCGGCTCGAACGTCTGCGTACGGCGGTCGCCGATCTGCTGCGCCGTGCCGGGATCGCCCGCAGTTCGCTGCGGGCCGTCGGGGTCGGCAGCCCCGGCATCCTGGACGCGGACGGCACGGTGCGGCTGAGCACGGCGCTGCCCGAGTGGACGGGGCTGCAGTTGGGCGAGCGGCTGCGCCGGTCGTTCAAGTGCCCGGTCCTGGTGGAGAACGACGCCAACGCCGCCGCCGTCGCCGAGCACTGGAAGGGTGCGGCGACCGACACGGACGACGTGGTGTTCGTCCTCGCGGGGCTGAGCCCGGGGGCGGGCTCGCTGATCGGCGGTCGGCTCCACCGGGGCTACGGCGGCGCGGCGGGCGAGATCGGCGCGCTGCACCTGCTGGGCCGTGAGGTCACTCCGGAGACGCTGCTCTCGACCACGGGCGAGCCGCTGCACCCCTTGGACGAGCAGGCCGTCGCCGATGTGTTCGCTCATGCGCGTGAGGGCGACGAGCGGGCGCGGGCCGCCGTGGAGCGGTTCATCCAGCGGCTCGTGCACGACGTGGCGGCCCTGGTCCTCGCCCTCGATCCGGAGCTGGTCGTCGTGGGCGGCTGGGCGGCGGGTCTGGACGGTGTCCTGGAGCCGCTGCACCGGGAGCTGGAGCGCTACTGCCTGCGGCCGCCGCGGGTGACGCTGTCGCTGCTCGGCGAGGCGGTGGTGTCCACCGGGGCGCTGCGGCTGGCGCTCGACCACGTCGAGGAGCAGCTGTTCGCCGTCGAGGGGACCGTCACCGCACGGCGGTGA
- a CDS encoding GntR family transcriptional regulator has protein sequence MGTTQLETAPEPKYWHLKTVLSEALDSEFSVGEILPNERDLAARFGVARATLRQALEQLELEGRLQRRRGVGTTVAPPRMGVAVGSAQGSWPGATGDAWQPADCAPAVPPGDVARMLETAADEQVHMVRRTRVSNGQPVAAELLYVPTSSVAELTGMDEPSGAARARVVLRELSRLGLEGQDRAVELGSARADDARALDRLPGAPVLVVTTRFFAGGRTAAVSVATYRADTCRLTFGDSGGVEIHHDGERRAS, from the coding sequence GTGGGGACCACGCAGCTCGAAACGGCGCCGGAGCCGAAGTACTGGCATTTGAAGACCGTGCTCAGTGAGGCGCTCGACTCCGAATTCTCCGTGGGTGAGATCCTGCCGAACGAGCGCGATCTGGCCGCCCGCTTCGGTGTCGCCCGCGCCACCCTCCGGCAGGCTCTCGAACAGCTCGAACTCGAAGGCAGGCTCCAGCGCCGCCGCGGAGTGGGCACCACGGTCGCCCCGCCGCGGATGGGCGTGGCCGTCGGATCCGCGCAGGGCTCGTGGCCGGGCGCGACCGGCGACGCCTGGCAGCCCGCGGACTGCGCCCCGGCGGTCCCGCCGGGCGACGTGGCCCGGATGCTGGAGACCGCCGCGGACGAACAGGTGCACATGGTGCGCCGCACCCGCGTCTCGAACGGCCAGCCCGTGGCCGCCGAGCTGCTGTACGTGCCCACGTCCTCGGTCGCCGAACTCACCGGCATGGACGAGCCGTCCGGTGCGGCACGCGCGCGTGTGGTCCTGCGCGAACTGTCCCGGCTCGGCCTCGAAGGGCAGGACCGCGCCGTCGAGCTCGGCTCGGCCCGCGCGGACGACGCCAGGGCCCTCGACCGCCTGCCCGGCGCGCCGGTGCTCGTCGTGACGACGCGCTTCTTCGCCGGGGGCCGCACGGCAGCGGTCTCCGTGGCGACCTACCGCGCCGACACGTGCAGGCTCACGTTCGGCGATTCGGGCGGCGTGGAGATCCACCACGACGGGGAGCGCCGCGCCTCCTGA
- a CDS encoding RNA polymerase sigma-70 factor encodes MTDVFEEHRPVLMGVAYRMLGRVVDAEDVVQEAWLRWSETDHDQVREPRAFLVRVTTRLAIDRLRHLQSRREAYVGPWLPEPYVTDLRSSVPDTAERAVLAESVSLAVLVVLESLSPLERAVFVLREAFGFPFAEIAVTLDRGEAAVRQLAGRARKHVDEGRPRYKVDPAERRDLTERFLAAATEGDLDGLMSLLAPDVRLVGDAGGKSKAPLRVLESADKVGRFLHSTAGKVAREARELEVRFLEVNGAECLFIVVDGRPDSVFRLDVADGLIQDVYIVRNPDKLVSLIP; translated from the coding sequence ATGACCGACGTCTTCGAAGAGCACCGGCCCGTCCTGATGGGCGTCGCCTACCGCATGCTCGGCCGGGTGGTCGACGCGGAGGACGTCGTCCAGGAGGCCTGGCTGCGCTGGTCGGAGACCGACCACGACCAAGTGCGCGAACCCCGCGCCTTCTTGGTGCGCGTCACCACCCGGCTCGCCATCGACCGCCTGCGCCACCTCCAGTCCCGGCGCGAGGCGTACGTGGGGCCGTGGCTCCCCGAGCCCTACGTCACCGACCTCCGGTCGTCCGTGCCGGACACCGCGGAGCGCGCCGTGCTCGCCGAGTCGGTCTCCCTGGCGGTCCTCGTGGTCCTGGAGTCCCTCTCGCCCCTGGAGCGGGCGGTGTTCGTGCTCCGTGAGGCGTTCGGGTTCCCGTTCGCCGAGATCGCCGTCACGCTGGACCGCGGCGAGGCCGCCGTGCGCCAGCTCGCGGGCAGGGCCCGCAAGCACGTCGACGAGGGCCGGCCCCGCTACAAGGTGGACCCCGCCGAGCGCCGCGACCTGACCGAGCGCTTCCTCGCCGCGGCCACCGAGGGCGACCTCGACGGGCTGATGTCGCTCCTCGCGCCGGACGTCCGGCTGGTCGGCGACGCGGGCGGCAAGTCGAAGGCGCCGCTGCGCGTCCTGGAGTCCGCCGACAAGGTGGGCCGCTTCCTGCACAGCACCGCGGGCAAGGTGGCCAGGGAGGCACGCGAACTCGAAGTCCGTTTCCTCGAGGTGAACGGCGCGGAGTGCCTCTTCATCGTCGTCGACGGCCGACCCGACAGCGTCTTCCGTTTGGATGTCGCCGATGGCCTCATCCAGGACGTCTACATCGTCCGCAATCCGGACAAGCTCGTGTCGCTCATCCCCTAG
- a CDS encoding alpha/beta fold hydrolase: MAAEVSFSVASPGGPHTVTISYERAGEGEPLLLLHGIGHHRQAWDPVFEILAAEHDVIAVDLPGFGRSPALPEEVAYGLPAVVPALGAFCETLGIERPHVAGNSLGGLLALEMGREKLVRSVTALSPAGFWTPAERRYAFGTLLAMRRGARLLPRPAIERLSTSAAGRTALTSTIYARPWRRSPEAVVAETLALRDATGFEATLLAGRDVLFQDDVTGLPVTVAWGTRDRLLLRRQGIRAKHTIPGARLVRLPGCGHVPMNDDPALVSRVILDTCR, encoded by the coding sequence ATGGCCGCAGAGGTCTCCTTCAGCGTCGCGTCGCCCGGCGGCCCGCACACCGTGACGATCTCCTACGAACGGGCGGGCGAGGGCGAGCCGTTGCTGCTGTTGCACGGCATCGGCCACCACCGGCAGGCCTGGGACCCGGTGTTCGAGATCCTGGCCGCCGAGCACGACGTGATCGCGGTGGACCTGCCGGGCTTCGGCCGCTCCCCCGCGCTGCCCGAGGAAGTGGCGTACGGGCTGCCCGCGGTCGTCCCCGCGCTCGGTGCGTTCTGCGAGACGCTGGGGATCGAGCGGCCGCACGTGGCGGGCAACTCCCTGGGCGGGCTGCTCGCCCTCGAAATGGGCCGCGAGAAGCTGGTCCGCTCCGTCACCGCGCTCTCCCCCGCCGGCTTCTGGACGCCCGCCGAGCGCCGGTACGCGTTCGGCACGCTCCTCGCGATGCGGCGGGGCGCGCGACTGCTGCCGCGTCCCGCGATCGAGCGACTGTCCACGAGCGCGGCCGGGCGCACGGCGCTCACGAGCACCATCTACGCCCGCCCTTGGCGCCGCTCCCCCGAGGCGGTCGTCGCCGAGACGCTCGCACTGCGCGACGCGACGGGGTTCGAGGCGACACTGCTGGCCGGACGTGACGTCCTCTTCCAGGATGACGTGACGGGCCTCCCTGTAACCGTCGCCTGGGGCACGCGGGACCGGCTGCTCCTGCGCCGACAGGGCATACGCGCGAAGCACACGATCCCCGGCGCACGGCTGGTCCGGCTCCCCGGCTGCGGCCATGTGCCGATGAACGACGACCCGGCGCTCGTCTCCCGCGTCATCCTCGACACCTGCCGCTGA
- a CDS encoding alkaline phosphatase D family protein, with protein MSQRQPSPSPRRRSVLRGSLAVPAALAVPALAGAAPSLALSGRPKAGWGVQAGDVTAHAGLVWVRSDRPARMIVETSATESFRNPQRWRGPLLGPDTDFTGTTRLRGLPAGEQIHYRVLLADPDDPRRTGKPVTGTFRTTPKGRKQDVRFLWSGDIAGQGWGINPDRGGYRVFEEMRRRNPDFFLCSGDNIYADGPILPSVTLPDGTVWRNVTTEEKSKVAESLKEFRGAFRYNLLDDNLRRFNAQVPSIVQWDDHEVRNNWYPGQILDDPRYTEKNVDVLAGRSLRAFSEYFPVSTLPPGDEDGRVHRVLRHGPLLDVFVLDMRTYRNANSPNRQPDDATGILGARQLAWLKRELPRSRAVWKVIASDMPLGIVVSDGRENFEAVAQGDPGAPLGRELQIAELLRHIKHRKITGTVWLTADVHYTSAQHYDPSRAAFKDFAPFWEFVSGPLAAGGFPATKLDGTFGPEQKFIKAPGRANTSPAETPQYFGEVDIDGGSGELTVRLRQEGGGVLFTKVLQPGRVGQ; from the coding sequence ATGTCGCAACGTCAGCCGAGCCCGTCCCCCCGCCGCCGCAGCGTGCTGCGCGGATCGCTCGCCGTACCTGCGGCGCTCGCCGTGCCCGCACTGGCCGGGGCCGCTCCGTCGCTGGCCCTGTCGGGCCGCCCGAAGGCCGGATGGGGCGTACAGGCCGGAGACGTGACGGCGCACGCGGGGCTCGTCTGGGTCCGCTCCGACCGGCCCGCCCGGATGATCGTGGAGACGTCCGCCACCGAGTCGTTCCGTAACCCGCAGCGGTGGCGCGGCCCGCTGCTCGGCCCCGACACGGACTTCACCGGGACGACACGGCTGCGCGGGCTGCCCGCGGGCGAGCAGATCCACTACCGGGTGCTGCTCGCCGACCCCGACGATCCGCGCCGTACGGGCAAGCCGGTCACCGGCACGTTCCGCACGACGCCGAAGGGCCGCAAGCAGGACGTGCGCTTCCTGTGGTCGGGTGACATCGCGGGCCAGGGCTGGGGCATCAACCCCGACCGCGGCGGCTACCGCGTCTTCGAGGAGATGCGCCGGCGCAACCCGGACTTCTTCCTGTGCAGCGGCGACAACATCTATGCCGACGGCCCCATCCTGCCGAGCGTCACGCTGCCCGACGGCACCGTGTGGCGCAACGTCACGACGGAGGAGAAGTCCAAGGTCGCCGAGTCCCTCAAGGAGTTCCGCGGCGCGTTCCGCTACAACCTGCTCGACGACAACCTGCGGAGGTTCAACGCGCAGGTCCCGTCGATCGTCCAGTGGGACGACCACGAGGTGCGCAACAACTGGTACCCGGGACAGATCCTGGACGACCCGCGGTACACGGAGAAGAACGTGGACGTCCTCGCGGGCCGCTCACTGCGCGCGTTCAGCGAGTACTTCCCCGTCTCGACGCTCCCGCCGGGCGACGAGGACGGCCGCGTCCACCGAGTACTGCGGCACGGCCCGCTCCTGGACGTGTTCGTCCTCGACATGCGCACCTACCGCAACGCCAACTCCCCCAACAGACAGCCCGACGACGCCACCGGCATCCTCGGTGCCCGGCAGCTCGCCTGGCTCAAGCGCGAGCTGCCCCGTTCACGGGCCGTGTGGAAGGTGATCGCCTCCGACATGCCGCTGGGCATCGTGGTGTCCGACGGCAGGGAGAACTTCGAGGCCGTGGCGCAGGGCGACCCCGGCGCGCCGCTGGGCCGCGAGCTGCAGATCGCCGAACTGCTGCGGCACATCAAGCACCGCAAGATCACCGGCACGGTGTGGCTGACCGCCGACGTGCACTACACGTCCGCGCAGCACTACGACCCGTCGCGCGCGGCCTTCAAGGACTTCGCGCCGTTCTGGGAGTTCGTGTCCGGGCCGCTGGCCGCGGGCGGCTTCCCCGCGACGAAACTCGACGGAACGTTCGGGCCCGAGCAGAAGTTCATCAAGGCACCGGGCCGCGCCAACACCTCTCCGGCCGAGACGCCGCAGTACTTCGGCGAGGTCGACATCGACGGCGGCAGCGGCGAGTTGACGGTGCGGCTGCGCCAGGAGGGCGGCGGCGTGCTGTTCACCAAGGTGCTGCAGCCGGGCCGCGTGGGGCAGTGA
- a CDS encoding GNAT family N-acetyltransferase, whose protein sequence is MSDVTRTKHGRPIHHWRRDVVELAALFTAVAVADAVANMVGHGPDGPALLVVSAVVLLATAGFHTWWARRQDHAPPPAPDTVARPPADAEQAGHTTALAAPETETPPALPDATTLWRMRTTVRDEPGSLAALCVTLAERRIDILSLQAHPLTEGTVDEFLLRAPTDLAGTEITRSIARAGGTGTWIERADAHDLVDAPTRILGLATRTALDAAELPLALRHLLGRCTIRSLPAARTGTRGDGSAPSESTPVEGVLDGTVLRLKDPDGEVITVERPYLPFTPTEFARARALVELDTRLGPRIPRSQDVLTLPEGNSITVRRADTADIEAAKAMHERCSPATLDKRYHGPVHDADRYLNHLLSPRFGRTLAVRTASGRIVGIGHLLWDGDETEVALLVEDEWQRRGIGGQLLGRLVTMAVEAGCESVYAVTQASNTGMVAAMRGLGLPLDYQIEEGTLVITARLDATPVSSRLPYDSAQRP, encoded by the coding sequence ATGTCTGACGTGACACGGACCAAGCACGGACGCCCCATTCATCACTGGCGGCGCGACGTGGTCGAACTGGCGGCCCTTTTCACCGCCGTGGCGGTCGCCGACGCCGTCGCGAACATGGTGGGGCACGGGCCCGACGGGCCCGCCCTGCTGGTCGTCTCGGCCGTGGTACTGCTCGCCACGGCCGGCTTCCACACCTGGTGGGCCAGGCGCCAGGACCACGCCCCGCCGCCGGCGCCCGATACCGTCGCCCGGCCGCCCGCGGACGCGGAGCAGGCCGGGCACACCACCGCCCTTGCAGCCCCCGAGACCGAGACGCCCCCGGCACTCCCCGACGCGACCACCCTCTGGCGGATGCGTACGACCGTCCGGGACGAGCCGGGCTCCCTGGCCGCGCTGTGCGTGACGCTCGCCGAGCGCCGCATCGACATCCTCAGCCTTCAGGCGCACCCGCTGACCGAGGGCACCGTCGACGAGTTCCTGCTGCGCGCGCCCACAGACCTCGCCGGCACCGAGATCACCCGGTCGATCGCGCGGGCGGGCGGCACGGGCACCTGGATCGAGCGCGCCGACGCCCACGACCTGGTGGACGCCCCCACCCGCATCCTCGGCCTTGCCACCCGCACCGCGCTCGACGCGGCCGAACTCCCCCTGGCTCTGCGGCACCTCCTGGGCCGCTGCACCATCCGCTCCCTGCCCGCCGCGCGCACGGGAACCCGCGGGGACGGGTCCGCCCCGTCGGAGTCGACGCCGGTCGAGGGCGTACTCGACGGCACGGTGCTCAGGCTGAAGGACCCCGACGGCGAGGTGATCACCGTGGAGCGCCCCTATCTGCCGTTCACGCCCACGGAGTTCGCCCGTGCGCGGGCCCTCGTGGAGCTCGACACGCGGCTCGGGCCGCGCATCCCGCGCAGCCAGGACGTCCTGACGCTCCCCGAGGGCAACTCCATCACCGTGCGGCGCGCCGACACGGCCGACATCGAGGCCGCCAAGGCCATGCACGAGCGGTGCTCGCCCGCCACGCTGGACAAGCGCTACCACGGCCCGGTGCACGACGCCGACCGCTACCTCAACCACCTCCTCAGCCCCCGGTTCGGACGCACCCTCGCGGTGCGCACCGCGTCCGGCCGGATCGTCGGCATCGGGCATCTGCTGTGGGACGGCGACGAGACCGAGGTCGCGCTGCTCGTCGAGGACGAGTGGCAGCGCCGCGGCATCGGCGGCCAGCTGCTCGGGCGGCTGGTGACGATGGCGGTCGAGGCGGGCTGCGAGAGCGTGTACGCGGTGACGCAGGCGTCCAACACCGGCATGGTGGCGGCGATGCGCGGGCTCGGTCTGCCGCTCGACTACCAGATCGAGGAGGGCACGCTGGTGATCACGGCCCGCCTCGACGCGACGCCGGTCAGTTCGCGGCTGCCGTACGACTCCGCGCAGCGTCCCTGA
- a CDS encoding trans-sulfuration enzyme family protein — MEANTGTAPRTPSADSASPSRALATEAVHAGRDDLAETGLHAPPIDLSTTYPSRDSRGEAARIDAFAAEGVVDDGPPVYARLGNPTVARFETALARLEGTESAVAFASGMAALTAVLLVRGSARLRHVVAVRPLYGCSDHLLSAGLVGTEVTWVDPEDIADAIRPDTGLVMVESPANPTLAELDLAEVARACGTVPLLADNTFATPVLQRPAESGARLVLHSATKYLGGHGDVLGGVVACDEELARGLRQVRFATGGVLHPLAGYLLLRGLSTLPVRVRAASANAAELAHRLAADPRVERVHYPRMGGAMVAFEVRGDPHGVIAGVRLITPAVSLGSVDSLIQHPASISHRVVDVEDRRSAGVSDRLLRMSCGLEDVDDLWRDLDRALGPVPVTIPAPVATKAAAADGVRDAARSRTAAAN, encoded by the coding sequence ATGGAAGCGAACACCGGGACAGCACCGCGCACACCCTCCGCGGACAGCGCCTCACCGTCACGCGCCCTGGCCACCGAAGCCGTGCACGCGGGACGGGACGATCTGGCCGAAACGGGCCTGCACGCCCCGCCGATCGACCTCTCCACGACCTACCCCTCCCGCGACAGCCGCGGCGAGGCCGCCCGCATCGACGCCTTCGCCGCCGAAGGCGTCGTCGACGACGGGCCGCCCGTCTACGCGCGCCTCGGCAATCCGACCGTCGCCCGCTTCGAGACGGCACTCGCCCGCCTCGAAGGCACCGAGAGCGCCGTCGCCTTCGCGAGCGGCATGGCGGCACTGACCGCGGTGCTTCTCGTCCGAGGATCCGCGCGCCTGCGCCACGTCGTGGCCGTCCGGCCCCTGTACGGGTGCAGCGACCACCTGCTCTCCGCGGGGCTCGTCGGCACCGAGGTGACCTGGGTGGACCCCGAGGACATCGCCGACGCCATCCGCCCCGACACCGGCCTCGTCATGGTCGAGTCACCCGCCAACCCCACGCTCGCGGAACTCGACCTGGCCGAGGTCGCCCGCGCCTGCGGTACCGTCCCGCTGCTCGCCGACAACACCTTCGCGACCCCCGTCCTTCAGCGGCCCGCGGAGAGCGGCGCCCGTCTGGTGCTGCACAGCGCCACCAAGTACCTGGGCGGACACGGCGACGTACTCGGCGGTGTGGTCGCGTGCGACGAGGAGCTCGCCCGGGGGCTGCGCCAGGTGCGGTTCGCCACGGGCGGGGTGCTGCATCCCCTCGCCGGGTATCTGCTGCTGCGCGGCCTGTCCACGCTTCCCGTCCGGGTGCGCGCCGCCTCCGCCAACGCGGCGGAGCTGGCGCACCGCCTCGCCGCCGACCCGCGGGTGGAGCGGGTCCACTATCCGCGGATGGGCGGCGCCATGGTCGCCTTCGAGGTGCGCGGCGACCCGCACGGGGTGATCGCCGGCGTACGGCTGATCACCCCGGCGGTCAGCCTCGGCAGCGTCGATTCGCTCATCCAGCACCCGGCGTCCATCAGCCACCGCGTGGTGGACGTCGAGGACCGGCGTTCGGCCGGCGTCAGCGACCGGCTGCTGCGCATGTCCTGCGGCCTGGAGGACGTCGACGACCTCTGGCGCGACCTGGACCGCGCGCTCGGCCCCGTACCGGTCACCATCCCCGCGCCGGTCGCCACCAAGGCCGCGGCCGCCGACGGGGTCAGGGACGCTGCGCGGAGTCGTACGGCAGCCGCGAACTGA